One segment of uncultured Fibrobacter sp. DNA contains the following:
- the tatA gene encoding twin-arginine translocase TatA/TatE family subunit, with the protein MSIGIPEIILIVVVVLLLFGAKRIPELARSLGKAQNEYKKAKDALKEEAEDLQKTVEKAAEAEDKK; encoded by the coding sequence ATGTCTATCGGAATTCCTGAAATCATCTTGATTGTGGTCGTGGTGCTTTTGCTGTTCGGGGCAAAGCGCATTCCTGAACTCGCCCGCTCGCTCGGCAAGGCCCAGAACGAATACAAGAAGGCAAAGGACGCCCTGAAGGAAGAAGCCGAAGACTTGCAGAAGACGGTCGAGAAGGCTGCCGAAGCCGAAGACAAGAAATAA